A segment of the Crassostrea angulata isolate pt1a10 chromosome 10, ASM2561291v2, whole genome shotgun sequence genome:
atgatacaatatcatatcacataatgcaTCACAATATTATACTGTATGATATTATAGCATGATATTGCATTGTATGATattgaatcatatttgatacaatgtaggatattgtatcatatgatacaataaaattagctacaacattgtatcatatcagttgatacaatatcatgtgatatagtactatatcatatcatatgatactatattatgttgcaatatcatatgaaatagcatgtgatacaatataatatatgtgatattatacaatatcatattatacaatattgtatcattataaacaatactatacataacaatatcacaatacaatatcatatcataatgtacaaaagaaattgatacaatatcatatcgtatgatatgatatgatatatattatacaatatcatatcatatgatactatattatgttgcaatatcatatgaaatagcatgtgataaaatataatatatgtgatattatacaatatcatattatacaatattgtatcataataaacaatactatacataacaatatcacaatacaatatcatatcataatgtacaaaaaaaaattgatacaaaatcatatcgtatcatataattttttacaatataatatatgatataatattgtatcaattaaaacaatagtgtattatatcatacaatactatatcataggaatcatattatatcatttaacaacgaacacatctatcaagcaggttttagataggataattttttttagcatccttgataatggagatatgcatctgaagctacctctgcagttcattaatattatagttaaatcaactatgcaagctattatctataaaatatgtgaactgttccaaaaaaacaaaactcatccagcatccgaaacatacgcctcagattcagcattcaagcctgccaggtgcatcagtatcataagacgtatcatccatgcaagttttatgaagttaggaccagtaataactaagatataatcaggcttggggtaatgctaaatgtaatggtaatgcattgcaatgcattacatattttcaaagtaatgctagtaatgtgtagtgccctctgatgattatatcatataatcatcagagggcacctgctccaaaaactttaacaaactcttaaaaccttaacctccttcagcatccgaaacctatggctcagattcagcattcatgcctgtcaggtgcatcagtattataagacgcaccatccatataagtttggtgaagttaagaccagtGATAACTAAGttataatcatcaaagggcacctggtccaaaaactttaaccagctctaaaaaccttaacctcatccagcatccgaaacctatggctcagattcggCATTCCTTCCTGTCAGAGGCATCAGTATCATACgacacaccatctatgcaagtttggtgaagtttggaccagtactaactaagatataatcatcaaagggcacctgctccaaaaactttaaccagctctaaaaacgttaacctcatccagcatctgaaacctgtggctcagattcagcattcaagcctgccaggtatatcagtatcataagacgcaccatctatgcaaatttagtgaagttaggaccagtaataacaaagatataatcatcaaagggcacctgctccaaaaactttaaccagctctaaaaaccttaacctcatccagcatctgaaacctaaggctcagattcagcattaaaGCATGTCTGATGCATTAGTAACATAAGATGCAatatccatgcaagtttggtaaagttaggaccagtagtaacctataaattgctatcaaagggcacctgcaccaaaaactttaacttgctccaaaaaccttaacctcctccagcatctgaaactcaTGGCCCTGATTCAGCATTCAGGTCTTTCAAGTCCATGAGTAGgtcaagatgcatcatccatgcaagtttggtgaagataggacaagtaataacttagacacaggacctgcaacaaaaactttaaccaggttcggacgccgacgccgacggtatagcataagctccccccgacttcgtttcggtgagctaaaaacgcagttcactattcaattgcatataaggcaagcgggccccaagtatgaattctaaattttgaattgcgaactgcattctagatagaacgcagttcactattcaattgcatataaggcaagcgggccccaaatatgaattctaaattttgaattgcgaactgcgttctagatagaacgcagttcactattcaatcgcactaaattttgaattgcggactgcgttctatagaacgcagttcactattcaattgcgaactgcgttctaaaaaccgattgccagctccctgtctaaaaatacagatggacgatctttgagctacagtgcctccaatagtaaaacttcaatttacggtGCATAAAAAATATGcgctagttttttttaattattattgaagattgtgttattatttatctttcacttacacaacaacaaaaagtataaatacatgtaaagtaacataaatttttccgcgaaaaattaccaaatccttgcaggtcgtttattctaactacatgtaattcagaaaaataacaagagtaaaaatggggtactctatatacaatgtttttccccaaaaatgactaagttcaacagctgatatttttataaattatcagaaatcaaaatcctagcaatttgcatacttctgatatatatgtataaatgatctgcaaaatcttgaaaactgttcgaggagttatcggcacaataagggtacctttttgacagccactcgccagtctgcaatttttactatttcaataatcggaaacccggttaaaaattcactctcaaaattcttagaattcagaagcaatggagttacatgggacctcacggcggtcttcgaaccccatgccgctcaaaatatatttacccccttaggGAATTttttgatccgtctcatttctagaaaagagtacgcatttacttatattccagtttaaattacatgtcaatttttttagagatataagatattaggcattgccttttataataccatgagaattatattacgttatacggaaattagcgcattcgtcacatcggcaacgattttttttctacatgaacaTCTTCCTGTTTGttccagtttcaatcataccacaatttttttttcttttctaaaaataatacccgtgttttcgatagaaaaggtgtcgttcattaaaagcttattgcaacagtttagctgaatattatgtttatttttctttgattccggtccggcggttacggcatgccttttcccgcagcaaggcagttgccatataaggtcatgtcaaaattcgacaaacttgtagacgttacatttgtcaatttgtatcatgtcagatgtgctattgccgagcccgaagttacaaacgcagaaactacggattgaaagtgtgcaaagttgaaggtttaattaactaatgtaaacaataaagttgcaaaatgtgcatcatgcgaaggaactgagtcaaatcttacacgtgtttatgcccgagttttataggttacacgatcagaattacacatattcatgctcaggctcacacatcaacacgattgcatattcggatttacaagtttacatgtctggatttttgaacacgattaccctccataggaccctgcgcatgagctagcctggttcctgtacgtaatgggtagctcagggaaccaggctagcacgcgtttatctgaatcgggatcgggattccatgccatatgcacacataagttcaaaggcgctgtaaatgtaaagttatcggtaaacagtacagaaacaaagaatTTCTTCGAAAGAACTCATcagcatgtgatatgaactgtcagtattatgaaataagttgaTGTTATGCTGAAACTACAAAaggcatcaaatagcataatttgcaatgttttgttgttttccgaatacacatgtagcttaactttacttttatagtaggcgaggctagagtacttcccgattaaattttttttaagcatttaagtatgattgaataattatgtgactgtatataatagatgattgaataattatgtcactgtataaaagttaatatctcaagaaaaatgcattaaaatatgaaattaatttacacaaagctgtcactgcatagctAACAAAGTAGTGTGAAGCGTAATGtatgcgcaaatagtagaactCGCCGAATGCTTGATACTttacatgcaatcttcattgatatagatcataattattttagaagtatgaaccctttaaattctgagatgaaaagtcagggctatacaacgtacaaatttagtgatTAAAAGTAGgcggctagagtcggtggaatatctgataatcttaaggctttcacgttttcgttggaaacacatgcatatggtccacgtattgcagtccttttttaaaggacagcaacttgttttgtttattgacaGCACGAGCAATACAATGGGGCAGGAAGCGGAATACCAAACGACATTGCGCTTATCCGTCTGGAAGAACCCGCAGACACATCTCGAGGGGAAATTGGAACGGTAGCTGTGCCTAGCTCCTCCAATCAGGAGTTTACTGCCCGAGACACGTGCTTCATCAGTGGCTGGGGGAAAACTAGTGGTAAATATGAAATCGCCGTCATTATTTGTGATAAACGAAGATGTTATTGCTCCATATTCAAATTTCCCAGTGTCTGTCTGTGATAGCACCacaaatcgattttgtaatgtatagtctgatccatttcatcaatgacttttttttttaacattttgatcTTAAAATTGCTGAAAATAATATAAGTAATTTGATTTTGAGAAAATTGAATACGGTCgtgcgtgatcaaatctatcgtaaagcccttcgggctttaatGGATTTGATCACCCCCACCGGATTTGATTACGCacctaataatattcaaagattgGTTCCTTGTTCTTTAAGTATGGTATCACTATGGAATAGAACCGGTAATGCGATGAGGAATATTGCAAAACACGATTTCTTGTATACACATCAAACGTTCCATTTGTTAAACAATCTTACCTTGCAAAACGTCCTTAGTTATTTTTAGAAGTTTAGacccattttaacaagagcttggactttgggtagttgtgacaatcggcaatgtgacgtaggcctgtctattttattgctggccactcagccatgtctctttgaaatcaacaagatttgtctggctttttaacgaagactacgcaatcggtgtactagtatatttcgcttgaaaccagcgtcattttaacttgttttgacccaagaaatagatagttacatcctgctgaaagtccaaggctttgttaaaatggttctataacATTTTCTGAACAGAGGTAACATAAGGCATAAAAAGGTACAAAACAAGTGCATTATGGAATCGAAATAGCAATGGTACGAAATCTAGGGCACACTGAGAATCTTGCGAAAAATAATCCATaatcttatttcaaaaattcataatattttcacaACACATTTCACAAAAGGATGTTTAATATATCCCTTAATTACAGCCGACGGTGGTGTAGCAGACGTTTTGCAGCACGTGCAGATTAACGTTTTGACCAATTCTGACTGCAGTTGGCGATGGCTTTTCCAGAGCATTCTTTCCACGCACATTTGTGTAGGTGGCGGGACTGAATCTGCGTGTAATGTAAGTACATTGTATAAAATACTATTGATCTTCGACCGAGAACTaatgttcaaaatttgtttttaggtaatttatttttttcttatttttatttttttctgtcttgGCATCTAGGGTGACTCCGGTGGCCCTCTTGTTTGCCAGAAGAACGGTGAGTGGGTCTTGGCGGGTGTGACGTCATGGGGTTCCTCCAACTGTCAGAACATGCCCAATGTGTACACCCGCGTGTCCAAGTACTTGTCTTGGATGGACACAAAGATGGCAAACTGAACAAATGGgtcacattgaaaaaaatatctttgtcacattctgaaataaacaaaaataaaaaaccgaACAAGTCGAGTTTTCCCTCCTTATTTCCTCAAGATACGAATTCGATCTACACAGGAATTCAAGTTAGATTAGTCGAATTGATTTCATTGGTTTTGAGTTTACAAACTTATAATTACGTGCCTAAGGTCTGTCTTAAGGCCAAGGGAAcgcttaaaaataaaattgaaagagTGATGTATTTCTGTCTTTAGTCGACATATTGCCAAGTTTTTAACTAAAAGCTAAGTTAAATGACAAATCCTGAGTTATTTATTCCCACAAAAGTTGtggttatttttgttttctttgatgtATTTTGTGACATGTAAAATTTACCTGTCAAGATAGAGCAACAGTTCTGTGTACCAATTTCCGAATAAGGACCGGCCTTTCAGCGGGCCTGGAcagcaaaaataaaattaatgagaCGTTTAAGCAAACCCAAGTACGGTAAAAACGGCAAAATGTTTTTGGCCATTTTGCTTCATACGTCACTTTTGTACTTTagagaattgaaaaaaaaaatcaattaacatttccgattttaaaagaaaatttctttaaatttattatattttcctgcatattttatatttaataaatataaacaaaaattagtGATTTTGGATTGCGAAACATATTTCAAGATTCTGGAttgatttatgttttaattcGAAATTATATTTCGTCTGGTATTTCAAGGACAATCGTCTGTGTCACCAACCACTAACCTAATTTACAATTCACCGAACGTGCTTTCTAGCATGTTTGAAAGTCGAACATATCGCAAACTTGTGACAGAATTTTATGGACTTAAAAACGTAAGAAGCATGCACATGGCATGTAACAGTGAACAGGGATCCATGAAAAAGAAACACGTGAATTAAAGTATTCACGTGCAAGAGCTTTTTGATCTTACAAAAACAATGACGCAATCATTAAAATACTATTGCTATTGCGTGCACTTTTAGTCGGCTGCATGAAATTGACTCTGACTCTCCAGAAGAAAACACGAATAGCATGAGATCAAAACAAAGTAATTCACCATAACCAatgcattgatttaattaataacTGAGACGGCCTTTTATACGTTTCTCTAAATTCATCTCAGAACCATgctttgaaatagaaaaaaaatagttttcgtcatcaattaaaattaaggtggaataacacatcatcacaaaatggctggcCTCTGATCGAAATTATATTTCGTTTtatcaaaaagattttattgATGATAATATACAACTTACTCCATAGCTgtgtggataaagtgtcgggaTTGTGATCCGTACATTCCGAGTTCGATtcccgcaggggcttttgttatTTCTCACTGACTTGaagtttttagatatttttttatccccaaaatTTACTCATTAGttatataccttaaaattcctacgTTGCTTTTTATGTAAGTTACACACAGAAACTGGcaatcttttacatttttggcTTGAAATACCTAAATCTATATACAATGTtcctttaattctttttttaattcatttcagAAATACAAtgcaatataattatgtatatttaatgTCGGTGAACGAAACTAGCCCAAATTTCCCCTGTTTAGCTACAGaccttttttttgtttgttttgttgtttaaaataattttttaaatgataaaaatattaaatggtaTGTTAATGAATTTAGAACAACATCTTTAAAATGAAGTATAATGCTAGCGCTGTACTTATCAATTAATATTATCTGCGCCATTTCTGTAGTGTATGTCTAAAACTTAGTGTAAAGTTCGGACATGCACTATTCTCTGGTTGTCCTATGTATAAAGATCGGTCTTAGGATTATCAAAACAGATGGGAGTTTAAAGAAACCGTTATTTTGTGTGTGGAATATTAATTAAAGATAGTTTGGGAGTCTCAAGACAGATCTTATTCATAAACTGGTCCCTGCTTTGCACGAACGTTTCGCGATCAAACCTTCCAACCGTTCAAAACTCGGAAATACAGCTCACATATTAAGTTCCAGCGCAACCAGTCAATATTGTGTTTGTTGGTCCTAAATACATAGCAAAggaatttattcatttttattctttttgtaGTGTTTACGGCTATATTTGTGCCTTTGATCTATTTTCGGACCGCCATAGATCTACCTGTCAAGGATCACGCCCCGCTCCCACGATACCTGTTTCAGAGCCAGACCACAGACCTTATTTATGGCCAGGTTAGCGTGGTACATATTATCACAGAGAGCGCGTTGGTCATAATGACGACTTTCGGTTTTCTTTTCGTTGTATAGACCGATTTTAGTATATAGTTTGACAATAATGTGCTAATATTGAGGGGTCAaagtatttattataatttcgTTATTAAattgaacagaaataaaatcatatgttttaaaaatgctctTTATTTATAGGACAAAGTATAATTCTCAAattcaatataataattttgttcgCTGTGTATAAAAATATCGCTTGCCATATCCATTTAATGAGAGTTTGCGCTCAGACATTTTAGCAAGTAATATTGCCATTATTACAGTTTTTACTGTTCACGTTAATGTGCCCTTTGAATCAGAAACAAACGTTGATGATACCAGTTTTAGCAGTTAAAGCTTAGATTGAAACCGAGATATATATAACACTAAAATAAAAGAACATGATACAGTGGCACATAGCAGCGAATTTTTTACTCCCTTTGTAAATACGTCACACTTAGcttgaaataaatcaaaaagagAGAGTCTATTCAAACTTTACAcgaatttaataaataattattaatggAACATAGATAAAAGAATTGTCCATGACAtttgttgtaaatttacaaaatatactgtaaaacaaTTACAGAATAAGAAAAATACGACAATGAAGTATCTGACACTTGAACTTTAGAAACAGTTgtatgaccttgacatttattGTGCAAAGTATGTACGGCCGTCTCCAAAGAGCGGATTTTAATGTGAacctttaaagggacttggacacgatttgagctcaaaattttaaatttcatttttccatttttaatgtttagaatggatGATATGGGAATTTTTAatcctttgtcaaaatttgaatgtcagatattgagttacaagcaagatacagagttaggaattatttgttttgtaaacaaagctcgagccttgttattgtttaaatatgtgttTTTTGGTATattaagtttcaatcaaatgttgcttctTCTATATATtggtaatatattttataaacacattgaatAGGTTTGCCTTGTTTTCCACGAGCATAAAttatgtcaaagaaatggtaattccatactttacattatttgtaaacaaatataaaactcgagctttgtttacataacaatgagtttttacctctgtatctccCTTATAACATaaattctaacattcaaattttggtcagtCATACCAAATgtgcaagtaaaccattttatatttaaaaaattaaaattttgttctcaAATCGTGTTCAAGTCCCTTTAAGGGTCATTAGAAATCGCATATGGTTAAATCGTACATGTTTGTAGACGAAACACTAGACACACTCATAATGTTGATCCTGACCGTCTGATGTCAAACATGTTTTGCTTTTCCCGTTACTGTAACAAAGCAAATACATGAATATGAAttgtaacatttattaattttgtaataGGTCTTCTTTTCGTGTTTATTTATTACAAGATATCCATAGACAGTGTATTTCAGAGGTGCCTGGCGAGGCGGCATGACTGACAAAGTTTGGAggacaaaaaaaaccaacttcGACGTTTCTTcaaatactacatgtaccatttgacttgaaatattttacaatttacgACAAAAAGCCCAACACttaaaaaacccataaaaacCCCAAACACCCCATACCTTATCTGAatcataaacatgtacattgaaatAATGTTAGGCAACCGACGACAAGTAAATAATTGCAGCTAATTCCTACAGACAGCAATGGCATGCTTTATTATGAGATTTACAGACCTTTGTATTCTTAGACCTTATGTCAAGGCCAAACTTTAACCCTCTGGCGAGATCCCAGAATAACACCGAAATCAATTTTAGGGCAGTCGTTCAAATGGAGCAAGTACAAACCTCTGATGTGAGAACCTAGGCCCGCTGGAATTTAGGGATTAAACACGTTAAGATTCTGAGCGATTACCTTAATTTACGATCAAAACAATACCGTGTATTGATTTGAGGATTATAAATACACGGCCGTGAAGGAACTGAGAACAAGATCATATACAAAGTGTTGACAGGGGTGAAAAATGGGTCTGAAACTTCTAAAGAGGCGTAACAATAAAAATTTCGCTGCCCATGTGCTTCCTATCCTTGAGTTAATTACTTCCGCTCTTTTGACTTTTCCCTTTCGGCCCTTATAGTGCAAAAAGAGCATTTTAAGCAGCTTTTGTACATGAGTATAAATTATGTCTTCCTACCAATGGTATTGAACTATGCACGTGGATCCTGCCTGAAAAACTGATCATGCTATGATCAAtaacatttcaatttaaatttattcgAGTACATGTATACCAGCACTTTATGAAGAGACGATTCGAACATGTTGTTTATCTGGAATTTTATGTAAAGAGGCAGAGTAGTCAACAAAGTTCCGATGAGATTAAATTTACcctatgataaatatttacgaAAGCTTTAAAAgttgaatattttctatatatttatacaaagaAGATAAATTTAGTCTTAAATGGTCGCGTTATCCAGCCATCTTGAAGAATTCTTTACGCATTTGATTAATAATCAAACCGAATAAGGTCtcaacagttttattttttgttgttgctggTCCCAACAGAagcaaaacaacaaaacaatatcatttcATTCTTTTGGGAATCTGTAATCAGGAATCTGCATTTTTTCTGTCCAAAAATCAAATTGGGGCCATTTagtaaacaaaattgtaaagttgtAACTGAACC
Coding sequences within it:
- the LOC128164731 gene encoding elastase-1-like, coding for MNPLLFLLIGIASGLPRHPQNRIVNGVDSGRGEWPWQASLHYETSRGSFSHICGGSLINNNWVVTAAHCVEFDNNMNKFRIVLGEHIQSQDHGSEQTINVAEIIMHEQYNGAGSGIPNDIALIRLEEPADTSRGEIGTVAVPSSSNQEFTARDTCFISGWGKTSADGGVADVLQHVQINVLTNSDCSWRWLFQSILSTHICVGGGTESACNGDSGGPLVCQKNGEWVLAGVTSWGSSNCQNMPNVYTRVSKYLSWMDTKMAN